One Actinoplanes missouriensis 431 DNA segment encodes these proteins:
- a CDS encoding IclR family transcriptional regulator: MQGTQLVSRMAAVMRRIGSGASEGVTTAEVAASTGLPRSTAQRVLAALAEEGFVDRDARRGRWYLGPELFLLGSVAAERYDVTSTARDVLRTLAERTGESAFFSARRGTETVCLAGVEGSFPLRSHVLHEGIRFPLGVASAGLAVLAYLPLDDAEAYLTERGGELAAAYGERHDAASLTRRVRSTRKRGYAVNPGLLVPGSWGVGAVVFDRTGAPAWALSLTGVESRFSGERTAALGALLLEAAHTLSQRLSRRASP; this comes from the coding sequence ATGCAGGGTACCCAGCTGGTCAGCCGGATGGCCGCGGTGATGCGCCGGATCGGGTCCGGCGCCTCCGAGGGCGTGACCACCGCCGAGGTGGCGGCGTCGACCGGCCTGCCCCGCTCGACCGCGCAGCGGGTGCTCGCCGCGCTCGCCGAGGAGGGCTTCGTCGACCGGGACGCCCGCCGCGGCAGGTGGTACCTCGGACCGGAGTTGTTCCTGCTCGGCTCGGTCGCCGCCGAGCGTTACGACGTGACGTCGACGGCCCGCGACGTCCTGCGGACGCTGGCCGAGCGGACCGGCGAGAGCGCGTTCTTCTCGGCCCGGCGCGGCACCGAGACGGTCTGCCTGGCCGGGGTGGAGGGCAGTTTCCCGCTGCGCTCGCACGTGCTGCACGAGGGCATCCGGTTCCCGCTCGGCGTCGCGTCGGCGGGCCTGGCGGTCCTCGCCTATCTGCCGCTGGACGACGCCGAGGCCTACCTCACCGAACGCGGCGGCGAACTGGCCGCGGCCTACGGCGAGCGTCACGACGCCGCGTCGCTCACCCGCCGGGTCCGATCAACCCGCAAGCGAGGGTACGCCGTGAACCCCGGCCTGCTCGTGCCCGGCAGCTGGGGCGTCGGCGCGGTCGTCTTCGACCGGACCGGCGCCCCAGCCTGGGCACTGAGTCTGACCGGGGTGGAGTCACGCTTCAGCGGTGAGCGCACCGCTGCGCTGGGCGCGCTGCTGCTGGAAGCCGCGCACACCCTGTCCCAGCGGCTCAGCCGCCGAGCTTCACCGTGA
- a CDS encoding FAD-dependent oxidoreductase: MTSPTREARIDIIGAGPAGLTCARILQRHGVTVTVHDRDPGPDTRDQGGSLDLHADSGQLALREAGLLDEFLRLSRPEGQEMRILGADGELRAHIVPEEGDLFKPEIDRGRLRDLLLDSLSPGTVRWGRALTHVSGPAGGPRTLHFADRSTVETDLVIGADGAFSRVRPAVSPAVPQYTGVSFTEAWFHAVDDRHTELSTLVGPGSATGADGRRALWGQRNGGDHIRVYIIRRVPADWIAATGLRPDDTAGIRAHLLGEFAEWSPRMRRMISDNDGRYVDRPIFALPVPHVWDHDPTVTLLGDAAHLMPPLGVGVNLAMLDAAELALALAGSATIGEAVRAYEDTMLPRSTETAKMLEGRAEDLLSDDLPPEFGDDHGA, translated from the coding sequence ATGACTTCACCCACCCGAGAAGCGCGGATCGACATCATCGGTGCCGGGCCCGCCGGGCTCACCTGCGCCCGCATCCTGCAACGGCACGGCGTCACGGTCACCGTGCACGACCGTGACCCCGGCCCCGACACCCGTGACCAGGGCGGCAGCCTCGACCTGCACGCCGACAGCGGCCAGCTCGCCCTGCGCGAGGCCGGTCTCCTCGACGAATTCCTGCGGCTGTCCCGCCCGGAGGGCCAGGAGATGCGCATCCTGGGCGCCGACGGCGAGCTGCGGGCACACATCGTCCCGGAGGAGGGCGACCTGTTCAAACCCGAGATCGACCGCGGCCGGCTGCGCGACCTTCTGCTCGACTCGCTGTCGCCCGGCACCGTCCGGTGGGGTCGGGCGCTCACCCATGTCAGCGGGCCCGCCGGTGGCCCCCGCACCCTGCATTTCGCCGATCGCAGCACCGTCGAGACGGACCTGGTCATCGGCGCTGACGGGGCGTTCTCCCGGGTTCGCCCGGCGGTCTCCCCGGCCGTTCCGCAGTACACCGGCGTGAGTTTCACCGAAGCCTGGTTCCACGCCGTGGACGATCGGCACACCGAGCTGTCCACCCTGGTCGGCCCGGGCAGTGCCACCGGCGCCGACGGCCGGCGCGCCCTGTGGGGTCAGCGCAACGGCGGTGACCACATCCGCGTCTACATCATCCGCCGAGTCCCGGCCGACTGGATCGCCGCCACCGGCCTGCGGCCCGACGACACCGCCGGTATCCGCGCCCACCTGCTCGGCGAGTTCGCCGAGTGGTCGCCCCGCATGCGGCGGATGATCAGCGACAACGACGGCCGGTACGTCGACCGGCCGATCTTCGCGCTCCCCGTCCCGCACGTCTGGGACCACGATCCCACCGTCACCCTGCTCGGTGACGCCGCCCACCTCATGCCCCCGCTCGGCGTCGGTGTCAACCTCGCCATGCTGGACGCCGCCGAACTGGCGCTCGCGCTCGCCGGCTCCGCGACCATCGGCGAGGCTGTTCGCGCCTACGAGGACACCATGCTGCCGCGCTCCACCGAGACCGCCAAGATGCTCGAAGGCCGCGCCGAGGACCTGCTCAGCGATGACCTGCCGCCCGAGTTCGGCGACGATCACGGCGCCTGA
- a CDS encoding CBM96 family carbohydrate-binding protein, producing MRRAKLPTSVTALTAVLSGAAAVLAPGSASAATADVAIKAADDSYTSSSRPGVAFGAEDKLAAGKLGNDSKSVFLKFTVPVGADVAKARLFLRPLSTPSGRLTVTRIVDNSWTEGKLTAGNAPKLGLPVAAVTPLAADTRVGFDLSAEVTGPGTYSFALTSALTNGVIRFQSAENAAGGGPELVITTSSPVAAPVTPAKPSTPVAAGDYKNCVTGAKLVPSCGVLWGGAAGGFTSNPRDAEHRSWEKLSGRTATIFHTYHKGDEAFPTKAEIAMTNDAANPRVLLLNWKIAYGSSWAKVAAGEQDKRIDAFAARAKAYGKKFFLVLHHEPENDVKAVNGSGMTAKDYAAMYRHTIERLRAKGASNVVNVLAFMGNEKWLAQSWWKDLYPGDDVVDWIGLDSYVSAEKGYYHYGDFGDLLDRAPTGGGTGFYDWAATTHPGKPIMIAEWGAYHRIGRATDKSFVYNSVLSELVKRPAIKAIVHFDTKADDEGDRDISIDSTPAGLASFKKLAASPIFTVKLGG from the coding sequence ATGCGACGCGCCAAGCTGCCGACGAGTGTGACAGCTCTGACCGCCGTACTGTCCGGGGCCGCTGCCGTGCTGGCGCCCGGATCCGCTTCCGCAGCCACCGCCGACGTGGCGATCAAGGCAGCTGACGACAGCTACACCTCGAGCAGCCGTCCGGGGGTGGCGTTCGGCGCGGAGGACAAGCTCGCGGCCGGCAAGCTGGGCAACGACAGCAAGTCGGTGTTCCTGAAGTTCACCGTGCCGGTCGGCGCCGACGTGGCGAAGGCGCGGCTGTTCCTGCGGCCGCTGAGCACGCCGTCAGGCCGGCTCACCGTGACGCGGATCGTGGACAACTCGTGGACCGAGGGGAAGCTGACCGCGGGCAACGCGCCGAAGCTCGGGCTGCCGGTCGCCGCGGTGACGCCACTGGCCGCCGACACCCGGGTCGGGTTCGACCTGAGCGCCGAGGTCACCGGGCCGGGCACCTACTCGTTCGCGCTGACGTCGGCGCTGACCAACGGCGTGATCCGGTTCCAGTCGGCGGAGAACGCGGCGGGCGGCGGGCCGGAGCTGGTGATCACCACGTCGTCGCCGGTGGCAGCGCCCGTCACGCCGGCGAAGCCGAGCACGCCGGTCGCCGCCGGTGACTACAAGAACTGTGTGACGGGCGCGAAGCTCGTACCCTCGTGCGGTGTGCTCTGGGGTGGGGCGGCGGGTGGGTTCACCAGCAATCCGCGCGACGCCGAGCACAGGAGCTGGGAGAAGCTGAGCGGCCGCACCGCGACGATCTTCCACACGTACCACAAGGGTGACGAGGCGTTCCCGACCAAGGCCGAGATCGCGATGACGAACGACGCCGCGAACCCGCGCGTGCTGCTGCTCAACTGGAAGATCGCCTACGGGTCCAGTTGGGCGAAGGTCGCGGCGGGGGAGCAGGACAAGCGGATCGATGCTTTTGCCGCGCGGGCGAAGGCGTACGGGAAGAAGTTCTTCCTGGTTCTGCACCACGAGCCGGAGAACGACGTGAAGGCCGTGAACGGGTCCGGGATGACGGCGAAGGACTACGCCGCGATGTACCGGCACACGATCGAGCGGCTGCGGGCCAAGGGCGCGTCCAACGTGGTCAACGTGCTGGCGTTCATGGGCAACGAGAAGTGGCTGGCGCAGTCGTGGTGGAAGGACCTGTACCCGGGTGACGACGTGGTCGACTGGATCGGCCTGGACTCCTACGTCTCCGCGGAGAAGGGCTACTACCACTACGGCGACTTCGGCGACCTGCTGGACCGCGCGCCGACCGGCGGCGGCACCGGCTTCTACGACTGGGCGGCCACCACGCACCCGGGCAAGCCGATCATGATTGCCGAGTGGGGCGCCTACCACCGGATCGGCAGGGCCACCGACAAGTCGTTCGTCTACAACAGTGTCCTGTCCGAGCTGGTCAAGCGGCCCGCTATCAAGGCGATCGTGCACTTCGACACGAAGGCCGACGACGAGGGCGACCGGGACATCAGCATCGACAGCACCCCGGCCGGCCTGGCGTCCTTCAAGAAGCTGGCCGCCAGCCCGATCTTCACGGTGAAGCTCGGCGGCTGA